In Pseudobacteriovorax antillogorgiicola, a single window of DNA contains:
- a CDS encoding YitT family protein, which produces MLLTVRSALKVQLYQFFKLIVGASIIGYVVNAGLVPHKLFVGGLPAATVVLSELSNFVADHLGLTTFVIALILALIQGLVMGFKSSIKSAIGTVAMSLAISAASYLKPAPISDSMWIALPLSAILLGLSVHLILDSGNSIIGTVSLAQMIHYFTKAPIPLGMLLCDGLIIACGGILLGWTQALVSLLGILLLVGTLRLVQGSQG; this is translated from the coding sequence GGTCCGCACTAAAAGTACAGCTATATCAGTTTTTTAAGCTCATCGTTGGAGCCAGCATCATTGGTTACGTTGTAAACGCTGGCCTTGTGCCACATAAGCTTTTCGTTGGTGGCCTGCCCGCAGCAACAGTAGTACTTAGTGAGCTTTCAAACTTTGTTGCAGATCACTTAGGCTTGACGACATTTGTTATCGCTTTAATTCTGGCTTTGATACAAGGCCTTGTCATGGGTTTTAAAAGTAGTATCAAAAGCGCTATAGGTACAGTAGCTATGAGTCTTGCCATTAGTGCAGCGTCTTATTTGAAGCCGGCTCCTATATCCGATTCTATGTGGATTGCCTTGCCACTCAGTGCCATACTCCTTGGCCTGTCTGTGCACCTCATATTGGATTCAGGAAACTCTATTATTGGAACGGTAAGCCTTGCACAAATGATCCATTACTTTACCAAGGCTCCCATCCCTTTAGGAATGTTGCTGTGTGATGGCCTTATTATAGCATGTGGCGGCATCCTACTTGGCTGGACCCAAGCCCTCGTCTCACTTTTGGGGATCTTGTTACTGGTGGGAACCTTGAGACTCGTACAAGGCAGTCAAGGGTAA